One window of Camelina sativa cultivar DH55 chromosome 4, Cs, whole genome shotgun sequence genomic DNA carries:
- the LOC104782340 gene encoding protease inhibitor HPI-like: MATHQWCSYIGKNSWPELLGTNGDYAASVIKGENSSLKVTVILVGSPVTGDLRCDRVRVWVDESRIVVKNPTAG, from the exons ATGGCAACCCATCAGTGGTGTTCTTATATTG GGAAGAACTCATGGCCGGAGCTTTTGGGAACAAATGGAGACTATGCGGCTTCAGTGATCAAAGGAGAGAACTCGAGCCTTAAAGTTACCGTGATTTTGGTTGGATCCCCGGTGACTGGAGACCTCAGGTGTGACCGCGTTAGGGTTTGGGTTGATGAAAGCCGTATCGTCGTCAAAAACCCAACCGCCGGCTAA